One part of the Solanum dulcamara chromosome 3, daSolDulc1.2, whole genome shotgun sequence genome encodes these proteins:
- the LOC129881677 gene encoding pentatricopeptide repeat-containing protein At2g17525, mitochondrial: MHKAYKLSLCFSNRIYRAFLTTQSEPVMSSPVPTQENITRLILEQKSATEALQTFRWASKIRNFTHNHSTYRALIHKLCNFRRFDCVQKLLDEMPSSIGSAPDEDTFVTIVRALGRAGMIKQVIKVPELVSKFEKRPTLKLYNSILDVLVKEDIDIAREFYRIKMMGNGIQGDDYTYGILMKGLCLTNRIGDGYKLLQVMKTRGIMPNTVIYNTLIHALCKNGKVGRARSLMRELVEPSDVTFNIFISAYCGEGNLVQALVMLEKSFSKGYIPDVITVTKVVGLLCNDRRVSEAVEVLERVEERGGIVDVVAYNTLINGFCRLGKVKVGCRLLKEMELKGCLPNADTYNGLISGLCDSKMLDLALDMFYEMKRIGINWNIITYDTLIHGLCSGGRVENGLKILEVMEDDKGVSAFHIRLYNGVIYGFYKENRLEEALAFLRKMENLFPRAVNRSLRILGFCENGNIGEARRVYDQMVEEGVMPSALIYANLVSGYFSKGCIKEAFELMNKMIGRGYLPVASTLNALIILLCKQGKVGKASKLMEDIIGRGCLLDSGSYSPFIDVFCSNGDFHKAFMFFLQMVEKGIVPDYHSWNTLLVCLCQQTSWIESNNKNCRLTSQLQFIIQT; encoded by the coding sequence ATGCACAAAGCCTATAAACTCTCTCTCTGTTTCAGTAACCGAATTTATCGAGCATTTCTCACTACTCAATCAGAACCAGTAATGAGCAGTCCTGTCCCAACTCAAGAAAACATCACCCGTTTAATTTTGGAGCAAAAATCTGCAACTGAAGCTCTTCAAACCTTTAGATGGGCCTCCAAGATTCGCAATTTCACTCACAATCACTCTACCTACAGAGCTTTAATCCACAAGCTCTGTAATTTTCGGCGTTTCGATTGTGTCCAGAAGCTGCTCGACGAAATGCCTAGCTCAATTGGGTCAGCCCCAGATGAGGATACCTTCGTTACCATTGTACGTGCCCTTGGTCGTGCTGGAATGATTAAACAAGTCATCAAAGTTCCTGAATTGGTGTCCAAGTTTGAAAAGAGACCGACTCTGAAGCTCTACAATTCGATTCTTGATGTTCTTGTTAAAGAAGATATAGACATTGCTAGAGAATTTTATAGGATCAAAATGATGGGAAATGGAATTCAGGGTGATGATTATACTTATGGGATTTTGATGAAAGGACTTTGCTTGACTAATAGGATTGGTGATGGGTATAAGCTGCTTCAAGTGATGAAAACTCGTGGCATTATGCCGAATACTGTGATTTACAATACACTTATACATGCACTCTGCAAGAATGGGAAGGTAGGGAGAGCAAGGAGTTTGATGAGAGAATTGGTTGAACCAAGTGATGTGACTTTTAACATTTTCATATCGGCATATTGTGGAGAGGGGAATTTAGTACAGGCTTTGGTGATGCTGGAAAAGAGCTTTAGTAAAGGGTATATTCCTGATGTAATTACGGTTACTAAAGTAGTAGGACTTCTTTGTAACGACCGACGTGTTTCAGAGGCAGTGGAGGTACTGGAAAGAGTTGAGGAAAGAGGAGgtattgttgatgttgtggcTTATAACACGTTGATTAATGGGTTTTGTAGATTAGGGAAAGTGAAAGTTGGCTGTCGTCTTTTGAAGGAGATGGAGTTGAAAGGGTGCCTGCCAAATGCAGATACATATAATGGCTTGATATCTGGTCTTTGTGACTCCAAGATGTTGGATTTGGCACTTGATATGTTCTATGAAATGAAAAGGATTGGGATAAATTGGAATATTATCACATACGATACTCTTATCCATGGATTGTGTTCGGGTGGGAGAGTGGAAAATGGATTGAAGATCTTAGAAGTAATGGAGGATGATAAAGGGGTTTCAGCATTTCATATTCGTCTGTATAATGGTGTAATATATGGATTTTACAAGGAAAACCGTTTGGAAGAAGCACTTGCATTTCTAAGGAAGATGGAAAATTTGTTTCCACGAGCTGTGAACAGGAGCTTGAGAATACTTGGTTTCTGTGAAAATGGCAACATTGGTGAAGCAAGGAGGGTCTATGATCAGATGGTCGAGGAGGGTGTAATGCCAAGTGCTCTTATTTATGCAAACTTAGTTAGTGGATATTTCAGCAAAGGATGTATAAAAGAAGCATTTGAGCTGATGAACAAGATGATTGGGCGTGGTTATCTTCCAGTTGCATCAACATTAAATGCTTTGATAATTCTGCTTTGCAAGCAGGGTAAAGTTGGAAAGGCATCAAAGTTGATGGAGGACATCATAGGTAGAGGCTGCTTGCTGGACTCTGGAAGTTACAGTCCATTCATTGATGTCTTCTGTAGCAATGGAGATTTCCACAAAGCATTTATGTTCTTTCTACAAATGGTAGAAAAGGGTATAGTTCCTGATTACCACTCATGGAATACATTACTTGTGTGCCTTTGTCAACAAACAAGTTGGATAGAAAGCAATAACAAGAACTGCCGTTTAACTAGCCAACTGCAGTTTATTATACAGACATGA